The proteins below are encoded in one region of Flavobacterium nackdongense:
- the pheS gene encoding phenylalanine--tRNA ligase subunit alpha yields MIDKIKEYIGEAQAFSTQNKEELEAFRIKFLGSKGLLKDFFAEFKNVPNEQKKEFGQVINLLKSSAEEKVKAIQESLESKEETKGFYGDLTRSAEPVIIGSRHPISLVKNQIIDIFSNVGFNVSEGPEIEDDWHNFTALNLPEYHPARDMQDTFFIQTNPDILLRTHTSSVQVRYMENNKPPIRTISPGRVFRNEAVSSRSHCIFHQVEGLYIDKDVSFADLKQTLLYFTKEMFGKSKIRLRPSYFPFTEPSAEIDIYWGLKTETDYRITKGTGWLEIGGCGMVDPNVLKNCNINSDEYTGFAFGMGIERIAMLLYQIGDIRMFYENDVRFLEQFKASI; encoded by the coding sequence ATGATAGACAAGATAAAAGAATATATTGGTGAAGCACAAGCTTTTTCAACACAAAATAAAGAAGAACTCGAAGCATTCCGAATCAAATTCTTAGGAAGCAAAGGACTTTTGAAAGATTTTTTCGCTGAGTTCAAAAACGTTCCAAACGAGCAAAAAAAGGAGTTCGGCCAAGTGATTAATTTACTAAAATCTTCTGCCGAAGAAAAAGTAAAAGCTATTCAGGAATCTTTGGAAAGTAAAGAAGAAACTAAAGGCTTTTATGGCGACTTGACTCGCTCTGCCGAACCGGTTATCATTGGTTCGCGTCACCCGATTTCGTTAGTCAAAAATCAAATTATCGATATTTTCTCTAACGTGGGTTTCAATGTTTCCGAAGGACCAGAAATCGAGGACGATTGGCATAATTTCACTGCATTAAACTTGCCAGAATACCATCCGGCGCGAGATATGCAGGATACTTTTTTCATCCAAACCAATCCCGATATTTTGTTGCGTACCCACACCTCCTCCGTGCAAGTGCGTTATATGGAAAACAACAAACCTCCTATCAGAACGATTTCTCCGGGAAGAGTTTTCCGCAACGAAGCAGTTTCGTCACGTTCGCACTGTATTTTCCACCAAGTCGAAGGATTGTATATTGACAAAGACGTTTCCTTTGCCGATTTGAAACAAACGCTATTGTATTTCACCAAAGAAATGTTTGGAAAATCGAAAATTCGTCTTCGTCCGTCTTATTTTCCATTTACAGAACCCAGCGCCGAAATTGATATTTATTGGGGTTTAAAAACCGAAACCGATTATAGAATTACCAAAGGAACCGGCTGGTTAGAAATTGGCGGTTGCGGAATGGTGGATCCGAATGTCTTGAAAAATTGCAACATCAACTCCGACGAATACACAGGTTTTGCCTTTGGAATGGGAATCGAAAGAATAGCGATGTTATTATACCAAATTGGCGATATTCGAATGTTTTACGAAAATGACGTTCGTTTCTTAGAGCAATTTAAGGCATCAATATAA